CTTGATGCAAGATTTGGCGGCGCTTGATGTAGCGATTGACGGGGTGCCAAGCAATCTGCATTTAGATAATTTGCAATCTGATACTCAATCCGAACCCAAAACAGTCGGCACCTTGTTTGAGCCTGACCTTGAAGCATTAAACGCCATGCAACCGCAAGCTATTCTAGTGGGTTCGCGGATGGCGGAGAAATACAATGAGCTCTCTAATATTGCGCCAACCTTAGACATGACCATCGATACGGCCAATATTTATGAGTCCAGCAAACAACGTTTGCATGATCTAGGAGCTCTATTCGGCAAAAGTGATCAAGCGTTAAAACTACAACAAGATATCGATGGGATGATTGAGCAAACCCAAGCCTTAACTAAGGATAAAGGTAACGGCTTGGTGGTGATGGTCAACGGTAATAAGCTCTCTACTTACGGCGATAAATCCCGTTTTGGTTTTATTCATAGTGTCCTTGGCGTGCCCATGGCCGATAACCAAATAGAGGACTCCCGCCATGGTCAACCCATCTCGTTTGAGTATGTACAAAAGGTAAATCCAGACTGGTTATTTGTGATAGATCGTAGCGCGGCTATCGGTGAAGATGGTGCTGGAGCCAAAGCGGTGCTCGACAATCCATTAGTTGCCCAAACTAGTGCTTGGAATAAAGATCAGGTGGTTTATTTAAGCCCAGATTCTTACCTTGCTTTTGGCGGATATTACCAATGGATGCAGGATTTGAACACTATTAAAGCCGCTTTTAGTAAAACCCAGTAAAATCGGTATTATTGCTCATAAATGATAGCTAGCTACTCGTTATTTCACTACTTTTTTAAGATTGTTTGAACCAGGTAGTTATTACAATCAGCTTTTTTGCTCAGCCAAAATGTTAAGCCAGCAACCA
This sequence is a window from Psychrobacter jeotgali. Protein-coding genes within it:
- a CDS encoding siderophore ABC transporter substrate-binding protein; this translates as MSNPTTFLKRSSLTAITAALFATISLTGCTSSDSEINDSKVENNTADAASNVADNDAVSVATIAVDTVKGPVDLAMNPSPLVVYDMTLMQDLAALDVAIDGVPSNLHLDNLQSDTQSEPKTVGTLFEPDLEALNAMQPQAILVGSRMAEKYNELSNIAPTLDMTIDTANIYESSKQRLHDLGALFGKSDQALKLQQDIDGMIEQTQALTKDKGNGLVVMVNGNKLSTYGDKSRFGFIHSVLGVPMADNQIEDSRHGQPISFEYVQKVNPDWLFVIDRSAAIGEDGAGAKAVLDNPLVAQTSAWNKDQVVYLSPDSYLAFGGYYQWMQDLNTIKAAFSKTQ